Below is a window of Candidatus Liberimonas magnetica DNA.
AGTCACAAAATTAAAATACGGCGCAGCTATTCTTTCAAAACCTATCTGCATCCTTGAAAAAACATCTCCGGCAAAATCACCCACGACGGCAGTTGAATAGCCTGCATTTTTTAAATCCTCGACGAAACTGTAAGGCCGGAGATCCCTGTTCCACTTATCAGGGAACATGTGCCTGACACCGTGATGCACGGGGAATCGGCCTGTTAATAGTGATATCATCGCAGGGAACGTGCGGGGCAGAGAACTGAAATGAGACCTGAAGATGACTCCTTCATCGATCAAAGCATTGATGTTAGGAGCCAGGTCTTTTCTATCATATACTCTGTCGAACCTTAAGGAATCAGACGCAAGTATTAAAATATTCGGGCCTGTATTCTGTACGTATCTTTTTGGAAATATGATGATTTTTACTATACAAACAGATAAAACAAATACTAGAACACAGGAAATTATATATAAGCTTCGTTTAAAATTCCGTAACATCCAGGAGATAAGCGAAAAACCAAAAAAAAGACAAAGGAAGTAATTAAATGTTTTGAAGAACCCGAAAGGTATGCTATCAGTTATAAAGACCTGGAAAGACCTTAATATGCCGCCTCTATCGTAGAATGTTTCAGTATATAACTGCGGGTATATTTTTATGCTGTATATGAGTAAATATGAAGTTATAAACACAAGTAAAAAAAATTTCATCCCTTTAAACTTGAAGACTGTGTTTTGGCCTATAAATTCAACTATGAAGCCTGTCAATAATCCTAGACTTAAATATGCTAAGAGTATTTTCAACTGTATAAAAATAACTTCAGGCCAAAACCTCGAAACGATAAACTTGCTTACTTCGGACTGTTTAACTCCCATAGCGCTGAAACCTGCATTCCATAATAAGGATATAACAAAAAGGAACAGGTAAAAGAATATCCCGCTATAAATACCGTTGAAAAATAAATACTTGGATATTTTATTCATTTTTAAAGTCTCATTTATACAGAGAAGAGATGGCGGAAAAAACTTCTTGTGGGGTTATTTCCATCATTGCATTTTTCTTAATTACTGTGTTTTTTTCTAAAGGAAACGGCCCTACCTGGCCCGGATCGGTCAGAGCGAACAATGCCACAACCGGCACTTGAAGGCTTGCGGCCAGATGCATAGCCCCGGAATCTATGCCGGCAAATAACCTTGCTTTTTTCATAAGCGCCGCAAGAGGCATTATCCCTTCGTTAGGAACAAATATCCTGACAGGCCCGTTTACATCTTTAGCTATCGCCGCCAGTTCTCCATATTCATTCGGAGCTCCTGTAAGTACGGGGATAAGGCTCGTATTTTTTATCAGCTGGATAACTTTTACCCAGTTTTCTTTTATCCAGCATTTTTCTTTTCTTTTTTTGCTTGCACCGGGAGATATAACGACAAAACCGGAAGTTATCCTTTCTTTTGCAAGCCAGCTCTGAGCTTTATTCAGTTCTATCTCAGGGACCGCAACAAGCCCTGAATAATCATCCGGTATACCGGTTAAACCAAGGCTGCCGGCAAGGCTTTTGTTATTAGCTATTGACGGAACACCCATTCTTGGTGTCTTGTTTGTCAAAAGGGAGTTTAAGGAAGCGGTTTGAAACCCGTACCTTTGAGGTATATTCGAAAAATAACTCAACAACAGCGATTCCGGCGATTCAGAAAATAATACTGACTTTTTAAAGCCTTCCTTTTTTAATTTATTCAATAAGTCTAACTTACTAAATAAATCATCAGGTTTAATTATAACTTCATCTACAAAACCCGCCGCTTTTAAGATAGCGGCAAACTCCTTTCTTGCTAAAGAATATATCTTTTTATCCTGCCAGGTTTTTCTTGCTGCGGCTAATAAAGGAAAGCTAAAAAGAAGGTCACCCAGCTGGTTCATATGGAAAAATATTACTTTTTCTTTTTCTATATCCATTTTTTTATTTTACCTAAAACCTCTTCAGGTTTTATATCTTTTAAGCACGGAAAATCTTTGCAAATAGGGCTTGTCCTGCACGGAGAGCAGGGATAATCTTTTTTCAATATAGACAGTTTTTTTGAAACAGGGGACGTTTCATTCACATCAGAACCGCCGAATATCATTACAACCGGTATATCAAGCGAAGCAGCAAGCTGCATAGGGCCAGTATCCCCGCCTATTACTACTTTGGAATTGCCTAATATCACAACCAGCTCATGTATAGAAGTCTTACCGCATAAATCCATAACTCTCTCACCCGATGTTTTAAAAGGCAGGCTCTTGTTCCCAAGAATAACGATTTTTGTTTTTTCAAATTCTTTAAGAAGAAGGGTAGCGAGTTCTTCGTAATAGGCAAGCGGCCAGATTTTGGAAAGACCGCGTGAAAAAGGAAGCATAGCAATTACCTTTTCACCCGGACCAAGTTTAAGGTTATCAATGATGTTTTTCCCTGTTTCCTTAACCTCTTTGGGTATCTTTATGTTGAATTCAGGGTTTATTTTTTGTCCTGACAGATAGCGTACGGTTTCAAGATTCCTTTTTATCGCATTTAAATTTTTATTTTCCGGATAAACTTCTCTGATAAAAATATTACTAAATTCTTTTAAACCCGGGACACCTATTTTTTCTTTTGCTCCTGAAAGAAAAGATATCAAACCTGTCCGGAATAATCCCTGAAGGTCTATGACCAGATCAAATTTTTCCTTTCTGATAAGGCGTACTACCCTCGCAAACTCTTTTATGCCGCCTTTCCTGTCCCAGACTATCGTATTATCCAGGCCGGGGAAAAGCGCTAGTATATCTTTAAAAGAATCAAAAACAAGCCATGTAATATGGGAATCATTATAGAGCTTTTTTAAAGCAGCAATCACAGGATTTGCATGTATAATGTCTCCGAATGAGCTTGGTTTTATTATTAATATCTTCATAATATTTATTTTTATATGAATCCGGTCTTAAAAGGTGTCATTCTCATGAAAATGGGAATCCAGTAAGTGCAGAGTCCAACGAAAGATTGGATTCCTGCTTTCGCAGGAATGACAAAATCAGACTTTTTAGAGTGGAACCCCTCCGGCAGGAGCCGGAGGCTCCTTTGAACAACGTGACATCCCGCCATCATTACATTCATTCCCGCCAAGGCGGGACTTACATCACGGCGGGGTAACCTCTTATATTTAATCTTTGATTCCTAATTGTATTTTTGCTGCTTCAAAAACATCCTGGACACTGATGCGTTCCATGCATACCTTCGTTCTACAGTTCCGTTCCCTGCACGGCTGACAGTCCACTTTTTTTGTGACTATTATTGTGTCACCTTTATAAGGGCCCGTCCGGCCCGGATCAGTCGGCCCTATTATGGCAACAGTCGGAAGGCCCAGAGCAACCGCTATATGCATGGGCCCGGCTTCATTTCCAATGAACAAACTGCTTTTTTTGTACAATGCCATTAACTCTTTTAAATCTAATTTATCGGTCAAATCTTTAACATCGCTTTTAGAAGAAGACCTTATCTTTTCATTTAATCCTTTCTCTTTACTTCCGCCTTCTTTCCCCCCGATCAGAATAACCTCGGCTTTTAGTTCGAGTACTAACCTGTTTATGAGCTCGCTGTACCTTTCCGGGAACCATCTTCTTGCGACCCAACCGCCGCCAGGATGTATTAATATCAGTGGTTTAGCACGGTCGATCTTCAGGGCCTTTAATATCTCATCAACTTTTGTGGATTTCTCTTCATCTACATTGAATTTATAATCAATCTTTCCCGTATCACAGCCAAGGTATGCCGCAACTTCAAGATGCCTCTCTATGCAGTGCATATTTTGGCTTGGGGCCTTTATCTCTCTGGATATAAGCCAGGATAATTCTCTCATCCCGTTAGTAGACGACGAAGCCAGTTTAAAATGCGCACCAGCCAGCCAGGCCATAAAAGCGGATTTAAAAAGACCGTGCAAGTCGAGGCTTACATCTATTTCTTTTTTCCTTAAACTTTCTTTCAGGCTTCTCAGGTAAGTATATGACACATTGCTTCTGTCAAAGACTATTATTTCATCAAGGTCGGGATTTCCTTCTAAAAGTGGAGCACAGCGTTCATCGACAAACCAGCCTATCCAGGCTTTCGGATATTTCTTTCTTAAAACCGATAAGGTCGGCAAAGAGAATACAACATCCCCCATACGGCTCGGCTGTATCATAAGTATCTTCGGATTAGGATGATGTTCAAGGTACTCCCTCGGCTCTTTTGACCAGTAATACTTGTGCGTAAAAGCTGTCAATTCTTCCATTGAATTTTTCATTTCAGCCAGGTATCCGGCAAGGGCTTTATCTTCCTTGACCTCTATCGGTTTACCGTAACAGACTACAGCAGGGCTGAAAGGAACAGGCATCTCATACTTGTCCCAGGCTTTAGTGAACACTATACGATGTTTTGAGGCGCTGATAGCAGGAATATACATCGTGTTGGATTTCATAGGAAGATAGGCTACTCCAGGTTTTATTTCGTGATAGGGCCCCCGCGGCCCATCTACGGCAAAAGCACAGGAAAAACCTTTTCTTATAAGCCTTATCATCTCTACCAATGCCCGCTCGCCCCCCCTGGATGAAGAACCTCTTACTACATTATATCCGAAGCGTTTTAATATGCCTGCCTGCATCTCGCCGTCTTTTGAAAGGCTGCTCATTATCACAACGCCTTGATTTTTATGACAATAACACAGAATAAACTGCTCGCCGTGCCAGAAACCAAAAACAACATTTTTTCTTTCTTTCCATACCTGGCTGTTTATTCTCCTGATCCGCAAGGTTATGCCTATCAAATTTATTATTATCCATCCTAATAACGATAATATTTCTGTTTTTGCCATATTACCCTATGCTTTTATCTAAGCCATTACCGATGCGGGATCGGTAATGGCTTTATTATTCCATTATTTTATTTACTATATCCAATGTCCGCTCTATAGAACCTGTCTGGCTTTCAAAGGCTTTTTTTGCTTTTTGGCCGGTATCTAAGCGGGTATTCTTGTCAGAGATTAATTCACCGGCTTTTGCGGCCAATTCATCTTCATTTTTTACCTCTATAGCTCCGCCGTATTCTTTAAGTATTTTAGATTCATTTGAAAAGTTTTCCATATAAGGGCCGAACAATATCGGTTTAGCACAGCGTGCGGGTTCTATCGGGTTCTGCCCTCCTTTATCCACAAGCGAGCCTCCAACAAAAACAATATCGCTCATAGGATAGAAATTCTGCAGCTCTCCGAAACTATCCAACAAAAAGCAGTCAAATTTATCGTTTGTAATAGAAGACCTTTTAGTATATGCTATGTTATTTTTTTCAAATAACCGGATTATTTCATGGATCCTTTCAAGGTGCCTTGGAGCAATTAAAAGTTTTACCCCTTTATTTGATGCTATTACCTTCTTCCAGGCATTAATAATTATCTCTTCTTCTTTGCTTCTGGTGCTGGCACACAGCCATATTAAGTCAGTATCATTAAAATTGAAATCTCTGCGTGAAAACTCATTTCCTGAAGAAAGGAAATTATATTTGAGGTTGCCCGTATTTTTCACATTTTCGCTGCTGCATCCGAGGCTTATGAACCTTTCCATATCCTTTTGCGACCTTGCAGATATAAAATCTATCTTTCTTAAGAGCTTTTGCCATAAGAATTTTAGCCTTAAATAATTCGGGTATGAATGATCCGACAATCTTGCATTAATTATTATTACTCTTAGATTATTCTTTTTTGCGGTGTTTATCATGCCCGGCCAGAGTTCTGTTTCTATGATGAGCAGGACATCCGGCAGAAATGAATCTATGAATTTCTGAACGATAAAAGTAAAATCAAGCGGAGCATAATAAATATGATCTGAAAGTTTATTATTTACCGCATATTCTTTGGCGGACCGGGTTAAAACAGTTATGACCACAGTATATTTTTCCTTCAACGGTTTTGCCAAGGATTCCACAACCCTTATTTCTCCGAGAGAAGCGCAGTGGATCCACAATACCTTCTTGGACTTTTCATCCAGAACATTTTTTTCAAAAAATCCAAACCTTTCCTTTATCCCCGGGGAAAAGTCTGTATAAAAGCGTTTTCTATTATGCAGGTATAGGAATATTACGGCAGGGACCAACAGAATAAATAGGAATAGATTGTAGAAAAAAATCATTTAGGTGGTTTTGCACGGGAAAAACATGGAATAAAAGAAAAACTTCTATCTTTTTACTCAAGTTCCCTTGGTTTAGTGGTAGAGTTGATACCGGCTTAAAGGAAATTTTAAAGCCGGCTCCGGCCTTGCTTTACCTCTTCTTTTTTGTGTTTGGGACCCAGAAAAACACTCCGCAGGATGTATATTGAGGCTGAAGCTCTTTGCTTTCCAGCAAATTCACGCCTATTTTATCAACTGAGATCATTTTAAATATTTTTTCCAGAACTGCATAAGAAGATACTTTCTGGCGTTCCGATATTTCACAGCTTTCTTCTTTTGCTTCATCGGACAGGAGCCTGTTTATGAAATTAGCCGACTGCTCCAAAGCTTCAAGAAAAATAGAATGAAGTATCTTTTCTAAAAGGTTTTCTGAAGCTTCCTTGGCATCGGTTATATCCTTTTCAACGGCACTGCCCAGAGTAGCAACAAAAAAACTCGCAGCGATCCAGCCTTCTGGCATATCCACTCCGAGCTCAAAATCTATTTTTTCTTTAGGTATGGTTTCAAAAACAGCAGACGGTTTAACGGCTTTCTCAAACCTTGCTTTTTCCCTTTTTACAGCTTCTTCAAGCTGCAGCGTGATTTCAGAGATGTTGGCCGTAGCCTTCAAAAACCGCAATATTTCCCTGAACCGCAAGTTTATCTTAAATCCCTTTATCTTTTTCAATCGTTATCCCTAAAGATAGCTAGTTGTCATGCCCGTGAAAACAGGCACCAAGAGTTTCCTAAACCGCAGGAAGATAGATTCCCTCTTTCGCGGGAATGACTTAGCTTCGAATTCAAATCTCAAAACTATAGTTTTCTTCGTACTAGATTATCCAATTTGGATACACCTGGTCCTTAAAGATTATTTTTTATATTTTAAAGTCGCTATTTTCTGCATTCTTTTTTTCTTGAAGATTTCCCACTCGTAGATCAGCGGGCTTGCGATAAATATAGTTGAATAAGATCCGATAATTACGCCTATAAGAAGCGCAAACGCAAAATCATGTATCACTTCGCCGCCAAAAAGGAACAGCCCGATAACCACGATAAAAACAGTAAATGACGTTATCACGGTCCTTGACAGGGTCTGGTTTATACTGTCATTTAATATTTTATAGAACGTTTCTTTGGTATAAAAACGGAGGTTGTCCCTTATCCGGTCAAAAATTACTATCGTATCGTTGATAGAATAACCTGCCAGGGTCAAAAGTGCGGCTACAACCGTGACCGTTATCTCTTTGTTGAGCACAGAAAACAACCCGAAGGTTATAAAAACATCATGAAACAACGCCACAACGCCAGCCGTACCCCACAACCCCGAATGAAAACGAAACGCCACGTAAACTATTATGCCGAGCATCGAAAAAACCACCGCCAGGTATGCCTGCTTCGCAAGATGCCTTCCTACCGTAGGCCCGACAAACTCCTTTCTTTCAATAACCGGCTTAAATTCCATGTACTTCTGACTCAAGACATCTATCACTTTGGCTGCAAAAGCATCCGAGTCAATATTCTGATGTTTGACCCTGAGAATAACGGAGTTACCCGAACTCTGGAGTTCAGTGCCCGTAATACCGGCCTCGTTAAGGGTTGAGCGTAAAGCTACCATTTCGACAGGTTTATCAAAACCAATCTGTATAAGTAGACCGCCTACAAAATCAATCCCGTAATTCGGGCCGCCCCTGAGTATTATTGACACTATCCCTAAAAGAATAAAAAAACCTGAAACTCCGTAAAAAAAATATCTTTTCCCTACAAAATCAACGTTAGTTTTTTTTAACAGTTCCACCTTAACCTCCTAATGTTATCTAAAAGATCATGCTAAAATTTTATTTCTTCTATTATGTGTTCCTGGAACAAGAAGTCATAAATAGTTTTTGTTACGAATACCGCCGTAAATATTGATATCGCCAGACCGATGATTAAGGTAACCGCAAAACCTTTTACAGGCCCGGTGCCAAACTGAAACAGAAATACCGCAGCGATAACTGTAGTCAGGTTTGAGTCGAGTATCGTTACGAAAGCTTTTTGGTAGCCTGCATCAATGGACAGCCGCGGGCTTTTGCCTGCTCTAAGCTCTTCTCTTACTCTTTCAAGTATAAGCACATTGGCATCAACAGCCATGCCCAGGGTAAGTATCATACCGGCTATGCCAGGCAAAGTCAGGGTAAACCTGAAATATGCCATTACGCCTAAGAGAAATACAAGGTTGAGCAACATAGCAAAGTCGGCTATCAGGCCTTCGGACTTGTAGTAAACAACCATAAATATTATTACTAACAGTACCCCGGTCAAACCTGCGACAATGCTTGACTTGATGGAATCTTCCCCGAGGGTAGGTCCCACGGTTCTTTCTTCGATAATCCTGACCGGGGCAGGCAGTGCGCCGGCGCGCAGCACCGTTGCAAGGAGCTTTGCGTCTTCCATTGTAAAATTACCTTCGATTATCGCTTTTCCATCGGGTATCCTTGAACGGATAACCGGTGCCGACTGTACAACGCCGTCTAAAACTATGGCCAGGTTTTTTTCAACATAGGCTTCCGTTACCCTTGCAAATATCTTTGCTCCGTCATTATTGAAAGTCAGCGATACATGAGGGTAGCCGAACTCGCCGCCCAGCTGAACCTTAGCGTCCACTAGTGTGGCTCCCGTAAGCTCCGGGGATGATTTTACTACGTAAAACCTGTCTTCCTTGCCAGGCAGGATAAGTCGGTCTTTGGGCAGGAGTTTTAGTATTTCGGGATATTTATCTATCTCGGCCATTTTTGCATTTTTCTGTTGAAGTTTTTCGGTTATCTCGCCCAGAGCGGTTGAATCATCTACGAGCCTGAATTCTAAAAGAGCCGTTTTGCCTATAAGGTCTTTTGCTCTTTCCGGATCCTTTATCCCAGGCAACTGAACAACTATCCATTTTTCACCCTGT
It encodes the following:
- a CDS encoding glycosyltransferase family 9 protein, with translation MDIEKEKVIFFHMNQLGDLLFSFPLLAAARKTWQDKKIYSLARKEFAAILKAAGFVDEVIIKPDDLFSKLDLLNKLKKEGFKKSVLFSESPESLLLSYFSNIPQRYGFQTASLNSLLTNKTPRMGVPSIANNKSLAGSLGLTGIPDDYSGLVAVPEIELNKAQSWLAKERITSGFVVISPGASKKRKEKCWIKENWVKVIQLIKNTSLIPVLTGAPNEYGELAAIAKDVNGPVRIFVPNEGIMPLAALMKKARLFAGIDSGAMHLAASLQVPVVALFALTDPGQVGPFPLEKNTVIKKNAMMEITPQEVFSAISSLYK
- a CDS encoding glycosyltransferase family 9 protein; translation: MKILIIKPSSFGDIIHANPVIAALKKLYNDSHITWLVFDSFKDILALFPGLDNTIVWDRKGGIKEFARVVRLIRKEKFDLVIDLQGLFRTGLISFLSGAKEKIGVPGLKEFSNIFIREVYPENKNLNAIKRNLETVRYLSGQKINPEFNIKIPKEVKETGKNIIDNLKLGPGEKVIAMLPFSRGLSKIWPLAYYEELATLLLKEFEKTKIVILGNKSLPFKTSGERVMDLCGKTSIHELVVILGNSKVVIGGDTGPMQLAASLDIPVVMIFGGSDVNETSPVSKKLSILKKDYPCSPCRTSPICKDFPCLKDIKPEEVLGKIKKWI
- a CDS encoding DUF374 domain-containing protein, with translation MAKTEILSLLGWIIINLIGITLRIRRINSQVWKERKNVVFGFWHGEQFILCYCHKNQGVVIMSSLSKDGEMQAGILKRFGYNVVRGSSSRGGERALVEMIRLIRKGFSCAFAVDGPRGPYHEIKPGVAYLPMKSNTMYIPAISASKHRIVFTKAWDKYEMPVPFSPAVVCYGKPIEVKEDKALAGYLAEMKNSMEELTAFTHKYYWSKEPREYLEHHPNPKILMIQPSRMGDVVFSLPTLSVLRKKYPKAWIGWFVDERCAPLLEGNPDLDEIIVFDRSNVSYTYLRSLKESLRKKEIDVSLDLHGLFKSAFMAWLAGAHFKLASSSTNGMRELSWLISREIKAPSQNMHCIERHLEVAAYLGCDTGKIDYKFNVDEEKSTKVDEILKALKIDRAKPLILIHPGGGWVARRWFPERYSELINRLVLELKAEVILIGGKEGGSKEKGLNEKIRSSSKSDVKDLTDKLDLKELMALYKKSSLFIGNEAGPMHIAVALGLPTVAIIGPTDPGRTGPYKGDTIIVTKKVDCQPCRERNCRTKVCMERISVQDVFEAAKIQLGIKD
- a CDS encoding 3-deoxy-D-manno-octulosonic acid transferase, whose amino-acid sequence is MIFFYNLFLFILLVPAVIFLYLHNRKRFYTDFSPGIKERFGFFEKNVLDEKSKKVLWIHCASLGEIRVVESLAKPLKEKYTVVITVLTRSAKEYAVNNKLSDHIYYAPLDFTFIVQKFIDSFLPDVLLIIETELWPGMINTAKKNNLRVIIINARLSDHSYPNYLRLKFLWQKLLRKIDFISARSQKDMERFISLGCSSENVKNTGNLKYNFLSSGNEFSRRDFNFNDTDLIWLCASTRSKEEEIIINAWKKVIASNKGVKLLIAPRHLERIHEIIRLFEKNNIAYTKRSSITNDKFDCFLLDSFGELQNFYPMSDIVFVGGSLVDKGGQNPIEPARCAKPILFGPYMENFSNESKILKEYGGAIEVKNEDELAAKAGELISDKNTRLDTGQKAKKAFESQTGSIERTLDIVNKIME
- the secF gene encoding protein translocase subunit SecF, translating into MELLKKTNVDFVGKRYFFYGVSGFFILLGIVSIILRGGPNYGIDFVGGLLIQIGFDKPVEMVALRSTLNEAGITGTELQSSGNSVILRVKHQNIDSDAFAAKVIDVLSQKYMEFKPVIERKEFVGPTVGRHLAKQAYLAVVFSMLGIIVYVAFRFHSGLWGTAGVVALFHDVFITFGLFSVLNKEITVTVVAALLTLAGYSINDTIVIFDRIRDNLRFYTKETFYKILNDSINQTLSRTVITSFTVFIVVIGLFLFGGEVIHDFAFALLIGVIIGSYSTIFIASPLIYEWEIFKKKRMQKIATLKYKK
- the secD gene encoding protein translocase subunit SecD gives rise to the protein MSKLQLRIGLIVVFLGLSFYFLYPTYEWYSLPQHERDQREKLKDSILSKILNLGLDLRGGVHLILELDADKVEKGINVADALDRAIEIIRNRVDQFGVSEPLIAKQGEKWIVVQLPGIKDPERAKDLIGKTALLEFRLVDDSTALGEITEKLQQKNAKMAEIDKYPEILKLLPKDRLILPGKEDRFYVVKSSPELTGATLVDAKVQLGGEFGYPHVSLTFNNDGAKIFARVTEAYVEKNLAIVLDGVVQSAPVIRSRIPDGKAIIEGNFTMEDAKLLATVLRAGALPAPVRIIEERTVGPTLGEDSIKSSIVAGLTGVLLVIIFMVVYYKSEGLIADFAMLLNLVFLLGVMAYFRFTLTLPGIAGMILTLGMAVDANVLILERVREELRAGKSPRLSIDAGYQKAFVTILDSNLTTVIAAVFLFQFGTGPVKGFAVTLIIGLAISIFTAVFVTKTIYDFLFQEHIIEEIKF